The DNA region aaagggtgtggattacattataggggaaaaggTACAATTAGTAAAAAACATAattcatagaaatattaaacttaataaacaaaatacatataaataatgaacaacaacatagcacaaataatcttccacaatttaagtttttctttcaaagctattTTTTCATGTTTAGCCTCTCTAAATTTAGCCTTcagcaaatttcattttttttcggaATCGGTGAGCAACACCTCCAAaccttcaattttttcttcagcttccacaagcttaaattgCGAGTCCAACTTAGCGGTATCTTTAGAGATACGTGAAGTCGCGGTGTCTCTATCCAAAACTGAATTTTTAAACTTCgccgccaccgttttatccacgtgaatgctatcttcccactGAAAGTATTTGCAACCGCcgatatcctataaacattacaagaaaattagttttttaaagtaaaatatatgaataacgtaaaaaaaaaaagaaacactaaaaaaatgtaaaaacacttactttgggcactttacaacgccaaaaacggTGACCCAgattatcttgggtctttgatgtttttagtttacagtaataactgcattcgcaaatatcgggttgtatagcaaacattgaagtttcaaaactttgagacatgtttttggaagtgcaaaagtgtgttgaaagggtgaagatggagaaaatgaaagagaagagaaagaataaaggttgggtcGGGGGTTTTAGGGAAGggttcacgcacagattctgtgcgtgaaagggacAAAATGTAAATGTagatctgtgcgtgaaagggacaaaatgtaaatgtacactttggccctttcacgcTCAGAATCTATacgtgaagcctagtttgatttttttttttttttaatgggttagtttgatttcaaatttttttttctggGTTACAAAAGTGCGGGTCTCATATATAGGAGAATAATTGTTGGAAGGCTCATTTATTATTAGTACTTCTTATTGTTATAGAGCATAACAACCATGTGACAGCGTGttagtactaaaatattcaaataAGACTAATCCTTGTGAATAAGACAGTTGACCTAGCTGGACGTCAAAGTTGGTCTGTTGACTGGAAATGGAGGTCTCCACCTAATCGATTTTTCTTTTAATAATTCGTGTATTTAATTGGACATAATCCATGGGAACATCTATGTAGATATTGTTGTCTTCAGATAAAGGAATTTAGAAATGTTTACACGAAATATTAGCGTACCATGGGAAAAGAAGTTATCTAGAAAAAATGATAGTTTGAATGAAAACAAACCTTCCAAAAGACTTGTATAATATTTTTTTCACAGAAAAAAATAAGAGAGAGAAAACATGAAGATAAAAATCCATAATGTATTTGTCAGGCTCCAAATCCCAGAGTGAGAAATGACACAGTACCCAATGTCTCTGACTTTGATCGAGCGAACTAACTAAACATAGCTATCCATGAAAATGCATGTCAAAATTCAGGAAAATATTCGTATTTACAATAATTGTATCAAGTGGCTCATTAGCCTAATCATAATATTGTACTTTAAAGTATTATTCTTGCAACATGTTGGCAAATAATATGATGACTTATGGAGATTAGATAACCCACCCACGATGTATCATGGAACCTCTACTATCAGACATATGAACACAGCTGGCACGGGATGTGTATCCCTACTATACAAAAGAAAGGCGATGTACCAAATGGAATCCTCTAGACACTACTAAAATAACTGCATTTATCGACCTCAAAAGACCGATCTCAATTGAGGTcgaaaaaaccgacctcatgagatcGGTGTAAGCCTCATAGTGGGGTTAGCAAGTGTATAATGGAATGCGAGAATCACTAACTCACGGCAAAATGTCTAATGTTCTTATACATGGAATCATGGCAAGGGGAGCCTAAGTACATGATTGGTACTCAATAAGCATCATAAATTCGTACTGAAAAGTCGGACGAGACTTTAGAAAAACATAATGCAATGATGATAAAGTCATCGAAATCATGAAGATTATTTATGAAATGTTCTTATACAGGGAATCATGGCAAGGGGAGCCTAAGTACATGATTGGTACTCAACAAGCATCATAAATTCGTACTAAAAAGTCGGACGAGACTTTAGAAAAACATAATGCAATGATGATAAAGTCATCGAAATCATGAAGATTATTTATGAAATGTCATACATTTTGAATTAAAACTGTAAATGTGCTCTTAGGCCTAAAACATAGTGTAACTAAACATTAATAAATTGTAAGTGAGGAAGTTCCTCTATAAGAACTGACATCATCCTCCTCTCATTACTGGGTCATGTAATATATATCACTACACAAAAAATGCTTCTTTATGGCAGTTTGCGTTAGGGTTTGCCCTGAATTTCCTACCTTATTTGAATTTTACTATAATTGTGTTCTAGTTCAAAAAAGATTTTTTGGTAGAAAAAGTTTTCTTTGTGAAAAAGATTCTACCATATTTATTCCTTTTCTTGTAGGAGAAAATTTatacttctataaatagaagatttattcttctcatttataacacaataacatccacaatatagtcCTTAATGATGACCcatcattcgaagacgaatgatcccaaaggggagatattgtaacaccttgtACCTCTTAATTAAGTTACGTTCATGACTCAGGACTTAGAAACCAATACGACAAGGTTGGGATTAGAAAATTTTCCCAGAACGGTAATTGTACGTGTAACGTCAATTGTACTAGCTGTACATTATTACACGTGTTGTAATTTTAGGGAGTACATTGCATGGGAAAATCAGAAGTCACTGGAATGTTTCAATCGAGGTACGGGATATATGTATGGGGCGTACAAATATGTACGGGATGTACTTTTATCCCATACAAGTCATGCGAAAAATCACTGTCACTGGATTTAGACAATCCAGGTACGGGATACGAGTATGggtcgtacttcaaagtacgggatgTACTTTGAGCCCATACTTTCCCGCCTCAACAAATAGTATAAATACGTGGGTTCAGTTTTTATTTCCACTTTTCACAGTctcaagccctagcacgaagttCTCTTCTTCCCACTATTAGAATACATCAAAGTAAGCCTATTCTAAGCATCTCAAGTGAATTCAAACATATATTCATGAATATTAAATAAGggttcatcattcctaacctagggttttcaaggaaACCCATCTAAAGGATTCAAGACTaaggcttttgggattcttctcaagttCAGACCTATTACGTCTATTTTCATGAAATCCTACATGCTTCCATATTctcatacaagttatactatgtatctatcttcatgttacattacaatcacgaatcatgtttacaatcaggactatataattcatgggctactaagccaaatatatccatgttcatgttttgggagttgcacagattatcgagaagactcagatagcctgaaactacgtatgccagcgtaggataaggatcgctccgcccagttaggacgataccttcatgTTTACCTATTACGGGTTATTAaatccattcatgttcatgtcaTGTCTTGTCCCCGGCAAGGTACAGGATGACTTAGCTGGTCGGGCACAGATCAGACGCCGCGTtcttacgtggtggttacatgttggTTATGCTAAGGTTCTCCCACTtaaaaatgttttactcatgttatatgtATACTCATCTTAGATATGCTCATGTTCATGCTCAGCTTACAACTTCAGTTTCAATTCTATTATTTCACGTGCCATgctttatttcattcagttggtTTACATACCGgtacaattcaagtgtactgaCATCCTCTTTATTTGCCTGGGGatttgcatttcacgatgcagatttacaggacgacggatcagCACGTTAGGACTTGCTCGTattagcttttggtgagccccattctatTCGGGGTGTTATCTCTATTTACATTTATTTCACTCATGCAGTTAGGGTATGccaggggccttgtcccagtaaacagtttagcagtcagactcatgttagaggtttcatagactattCAGTCATGTTTACGATAAATGTTCAGAGTCGTATAACCAACATTGGCTTagtatttattattatattttcagactTTATCCGTATTATGTTTAAACAATATTTTCAGTATTACTATGAGGTTACATGTTTTATTTAGATTGTCCATGTCCTACATTATATTCCGCATCAGCgcatgccccatgttgattcaacaagccatgtggttcgctcggtcatatgaagcaaggcaccgagtgtcgtgttacccCCAGGCCATAGTTTGGGGCGTGAGAGTCCTTATGTTATAAACTTAGCAATTTTAACCTTCACTTAGTATACTTGTATGATTTTAGTCCCTATACTCACAGAAGCTTAACGGTGTTAGTTCAGAAAAGGGCAAATCTGATTTTTTACATTACATATCCTCTTACTCCTCTTCAAAGTAGAC from Lycium barbarum isolate Lr01 chromosome 10, ASM1917538v2, whole genome shotgun sequence includes:
- the LOC132616111 gene encoding uncharacterized protein LOC132616111, whose product is MSQSFETSMFAIQPDICECSYYCKLKTSKTQDNLGHRFWRCKVPKDIGGCKYFQWEDSIHVDKTVAAKFKNSVLDRDTATSRISKDTAKLDSQFKLVEAEEKIEGLEVLLTDSEKK